In one window of Candidatus Fonsibacter ubiquis DNA:
- a CDS encoding TylF/MycF/NovP-related O-methyltransferase: MFRGGNIILMSKLLEEHKVEKNIFAYDTFEGMPLPGKDDLDLRGNSSIDKFLELKNSEKEGSQWCYCNIQDVKNNIKKFNINYLKNINFIKGKVEETLLDINNLPKKISLLRLDTDFYSSTKIELNILFPLLEKNGILIVDDYGHFMGAKKAVDEFFSEKKAWFHRVDYSTRLLIKN; the protein is encoded by the coding sequence ATATTTCGTGGAGGAAATATTATTCTTATGTCTAAATTGCTAGAGGAGCATAAAGTAGAAAAAAATATTTTTGCCTATGATACCTTTGAGGGTATGCCATTGCCTGGAAAAGATGATTTAGATTTACGCGGAAATAGCAGCATTGATAAGTTTCTAGAACTCAAAAATTCTGAGAAGGAAGGTAGTCAGTGGTGTTATTGTAATATACAAGATGTAAAAAATAATATTAAAAAATTTAATATAAACTATTTAAAAAATATTAATTTTATTAAAGGAAAAGTTGAAGAAACATTATTAGATATTAACAATTTACCAAAAAAGATCTCATTATTAAGATTAGACACAGATTTTTACAGTTCCACAAAAATTGAACTAAATATTTTATTCCCGTTATTAGAAAAAAATGGAATTTTGATAGTCGATGACTACGGACATTTTATGGGAGCAAAAAAAGCAGTTGATGAATTCTTTTCTGAAAAAAAAGCTTGGTTTCATAGAGTAGATTACTCTACAAGATTATTAATTAAAAATTAA
- a CDS encoding glycosyltransferase family 2 protein, with the protein MQITKKVGIVVLTWNDSKNTIECLKSILKSDYNKYDIILVNNNSSKNHILQIKKWGSKRILEITKNYKITNTGQKKLYLLNSNKIKNQKWAFNLGCTAGLNLGYKFCLNQNYDFIARIDCDFIITKNYLSGMIKSLTTDESIVAISPKILHEAHRWNVLWHNFKFKWNFLKFQKTMNLKKYRLIDNKNLSGQKEVDAICGCCSVYRASVLKKNGLGDEDFFFGPEDIELSFRLKKFGKLIANLNYKTYHKVASSINVSGIRQRAYFEAIGWLLLIKKIGNLSDKFIGYSYFFLRVPYYLMLSIFKKNNKERYYGFCEGTLEFFKKY; encoded by the coding sequence ATGCAAATTACTAAAAAAGTCGGGATTGTTGTTTTAACTTGGAACGATTCAAAAAACACAATTGAATGTTTAAAAAGCATACTAAAAAGTGATTATAATAAATACGATATAATTTTGGTTAATAATAATTCTTCAAAAAATCATATTTTACAAATCAAAAAATGGGGATCTAAAAGAATATTAGAAATAACTAAGAACTATAAGATTACTAATACAGGTCAAAAAAAATTATATTTATTAAATAGTAATAAAATTAAAAATCAAAAATGGGCTTTTAATCTGGGTTGTACCGCAGGTTTAAATTTGGGATATAAATTTTGTCTAAATCAAAATTATGATTTTATTGCCAGAATAGATTGTGATTTTATCATAACTAAAAACTACCTATCGGGAATGATAAAATCATTAACAACCGATGAAAGTATTGTCGCAATATCTCCTAAAATTCTTCATGAAGCTCACCGATGGAATGTTTTGTGGCATAACTTTAAATTTAAATGGAACTTTTTAAAATTTCAAAAAACAATGAATTTAAAAAAATATAGATTAATTGACAATAAAAATTTAAGTGGACAAAAAGAAGTTGATGCCATTTGCGGCTGCTGTTCAGTTTATAGAGCTAGTGTTTTAAAAAAAAATGGCTTAGGTGATGAAGACTTCTTCTTTGGTCCCGAGGATATAGAGCTATCTTTTAGATTGAAAAAATTTGGTAAACTAATAGCTAATCTAAATTACAAAACTTATCACAAAGTAGCTAGCAGCATTAACGTATCTGGAATTAGACAACGAGCATACTTTGAGGCTATTGGATGGCTGTTACTAATTAAAAAAATTGGCAATCTATCTGATAAATTTATAGGATATTCTTATTTTTTTTTACGGGTACCTTATTATTTAATGTTAAGCATTTTTAAAAAAAATAACAAAGAAAGATATTATGGTTTTTGCGAAGGAACATTGGAGTTTTTTAAAAAATATTAA
- a CDS encoding glycosyltransferase family 2 protein, giving the protein MIIRKGGLRLKNKIKKNDKFFPLVSIITVVRNGEKYLEQTIKSVLNQSYKNIEYLIIDGDSKDKTLKIIKKYNNKIDYWVSQKDNGLWEAMNKGIKLAKGSIIGIINSDDTYNKNAVKIAVKYLKKNFDFVFGSVQKYKLLYGYNPWKIKFSFGFYTSHSVGFFIKTKAQKKVGLYDPKFLSADLDFFYKMIVNHKLIGTASKKEEVFGKFRPGGFSSKIKYIDHLKDLNKIRINNNQNKIFVYLLFLYKIIKNFKKIF; this is encoded by the coding sequence ATGATAATTAGAAAAGGAGGCCTTCGCCTTAAAAATAAAATTAAAAAAAATGATAAATTTTTCCCACTCGTTTCGATTATTACAGTAGTTCGTAATGGAGAAAAGTATCTAGAGCAAACTATTAAAAGCGTACTAAATCAATCTTATAAAAATATTGAATATTTAATAATAGATGGTGATTCAAAAGACAAAACTTTAAAAATAATTAAAAAATATAATAATAAAATAGACTATTGGGTAAGTCAAAAAGACAATGGACTATGGGAGGCTATGAATAAAGGTATAAAATTGGCTAAAGGATCAATAATTGGAATTATTAATTCAGATGATACCTATAATAAAAATGCTGTTAAAATTGCTGTAAAATATTTAAAAAAAAATTTTGATTTTGTATTTGGAAGTGTCCAAAAATATAAGCTATTATATGGATATAACCCATGGAAAATAAAATTTAGTTTTGGATTTTATACTTCTCATTCCGTCGGTTTCTTTATAAAAACTAAAGCTCAAAAAAAAGTTGGATTATACGACCCTAAATTTTTAAGTGCTGATTTAGATTTTTTCTATAAAATGATTGTTAATCATAAATTAATTGGCACTGCCTCAAAAAAAGAGGAGGTATTTGGTAAATTTAGACCAGGTGGTTTTTCATCAAAGATAAAATATATCGATCATTTAAAGGATTTAAATAAAATAAGAATTAATAATAATCAAAATAAAATTTTTGTTTATTTATTGTTTTTATATAAAATTATTAAAAATTTTAAAAAAATATTTTAA
- a CDS encoding glycosyltransferase, which yields MIKKHLIFFHPYSNIGGADNSLARLISSLDYKKYKFTFISLNKSILPKIIKKKVKIKFIKLNSTRTLFSIFKLRNIINNILKKNYNAKNIIISNQNFANIIIYFALYKIEKIKIIFIERNHLDELKFFNNFKDFIKKKIIYYLIKFIYKKVDLVIGISKKLCFDLKLYTNAKIKLIYNPAFDKNIIKRSNFFYPSFFNKNSKFIINVGRFTKRKNQIFLIRAFEQVIKKFDNIKLILIGYGDELTKIKKYIALKQLENDIIIISKCLNPYPYIKNSDLFVLTSKYEGFANVIVESVVLNTPVISANCNSGPSEILLNGKGGDLYKPNSIIDLIKKINNFFNNPKILKSKTTLAKKSLYRFDKIHSSKIYNKVFDKI from the coding sequence TTGATCAAAAAACATCTCATATTCTTTCATCCATATTCTAATATTGGAGGAGCTGATAATTCATTAGCAAGATTGATTTCAAGTCTTGATTATAAAAAATATAAATTTACTTTTATCTCATTAAACAAAAGTATACTGCCAAAAATTATAAAAAAAAAGGTTAAGATAAAATTTATCAAATTAAATTCAACAAGAACTTTATTTTCAATTTTTAAATTAAGAAATATTATTAATAATATCTTAAAAAAAAATTATAATGCCAAAAATATCATTATATCTAATCAAAATTTTGCAAATATAATTATTTATTTTGCATTATATAAAATTGAAAAAATTAAAATTATATTTATCGAGCGTAATCATTTAGATGAACTAAAATTCTTTAATAATTTTAAAGACTTCATTAAAAAAAAAATTATCTATTACCTGATTAAGTTTATTTATAAAAAAGTAGATCTTGTAATTGGCATTTCCAAAAAATTATGTTTTGATTTAAAACTATATACTAATGCTAAAATAAAATTAATTTACAATCCTGCATTTGATAAAAATATTATTAAAAGATCCAATTTTTTTTATCCAAGTTTTTTTAATAAAAATAGTAAATTTATAATAAATGTAGGAAGATTCACAAAAAGAAAAAATCAAATTTTTTTAATAAGGGCGTTTGAACAGGTTATAAAAAAATTTGATAATATAAAATTAATTTTGATTGGTTACGGGGATGAACTAACTAAAATAAAAAAATATATAGCCTTAAAACAACTTGAAAATGATATTATAATTATAAGTAAATGTTTAAATCCCTATCCATACATAAAGAATTCAGATTTATTTGTATTAACATCTAAATATGAGGGTTTCGCTAATGTTATTGTTGAATCTGTTGTTTTAAATACTCCTGTAATTTCAGCAAATTGCAATTCTGGCCCTAGCGAGATACTTCTAAATGGCAAAGGTGGTGACTTATATAAACCAAATTCTATTATTGATTTAATAAAAAAAATTAATAATTTTTTTAATAACCCAAAAATATTAAAATCTAAAACAACTCTAGCAAAAAAATCACTTTATAGATTTGACAAAATACATAGTTCTAAAATCTATAATAAAGTTTTTGATAAAATATAA
- a CDS encoding glycosyltransferase, whose translation MNRAKLVIFIPSIEGGGVEKNLYVISNYLSSKLKNEVYVITADKKNTDFFSKNVKVVSSKFKIPEINSRLIKYFISLILLLLFFLKNKKIVVLSFQANIYAIILCKILGVKIVVRSNSSTKGWSSNILKNFIFKFFLKKSEKVIVNSYALKNEFIKKFNLKSTCIYNPLNKYEVRKLARDKISSNFFNVRDKILKIINVARLTDQKDHLTLLKALNTIKEKLNFRLIILGSGSNKNKLQNYINKNNLQKKIKLINYNRNPFKFIKRSELFILTSLYEGLPNVLLEAISLKKFIISSDCPTGPREILLNGKGGFLFRVGDYKNLAKRIIFYSSHKKKLKKKIFFAYKNLKRFDYNNNLKKYLFIINKYLLN comes from the coding sequence ATGAATAGGGCAAAATTAGTAATATTTATTCCTTCTATAGAAGGTGGTGGTGTTGAAAAAAATCTTTATGTAATTTCTAATTATTTATCAAGCAAACTTAAGAACGAAGTTTATGTAATTACAGCCGATAAAAAGAATACAGATTTTTTTAGCAAAAATGTCAAAGTAGTCAGCTCCAAGTTTAAGATACCAGAAATTAATTCGCGATTAATAAAATATTTTATATCATTAATTTTATTATTACTTTTTTTTCTTAAAAATAAAAAAATAGTAGTGTTATCTTTTCAAGCAAATATTTATGCTATTATTTTATGTAAAATTTTAGGCGTTAAAATTGTAGTTAGATCAAATAGCTCAACCAAAGGTTGGTCTAGTAATATCCTTAAAAATTTTATTTTTAAATTTTTTTTAAAAAAATCAGAAAAGGTGATTGTTAATAGTTACGCCTTAAAAAATGAATTTATTAAAAAATTTAATTTAAAAAGTACTTGCATCTATAATCCATTAAATAAATATGAGGTAAGAAAACTTGCTAGAGATAAAATTTCATCAAATTTTTTTAATGTTAGAGATAAAATATTAAAAATTATAAATGTCGCTAGATTAACAGATCAAAAAGATCATTTAACTTTGCTTAAGGCGTTAAATACAATTAAAGAAAAATTAAATTTTAGATTAATAATTTTAGGAAGCGGCTCAAATAAAAATAAATTACAAAATTATATAAATAAAAATAATTTACAAAAAAAAATTAAGTTAATAAATTACAATAGAAATCCTTTCAAATTTATTAAAAGATCAGAATTATTCATTCTTACATCTTTATATGAGGGTTTGCCTAATGTTTTACTAGAGGCAATTAGTTTAAAAAAATTTATTATTTCATCTGATTGTCCTACAGGTCCTAGGGAGATACTTCTAAATGGCAAAGGTGGTTTTCTATTTAGAGTTGGAGACTATAAAAATTTGGCAAAGAGAATTATTTTTTATTCTTCGCATAAAAAAAAATTGAAGAAAAAAATTTTTTTTGCTTATAAAAACTTAAAGAGATTTGATTATAATAACAACCTTAAAAAATATTTGTTTATAATTAATAAATATTTATTAAATTAG
- a CDS encoding glycosyltransferase, translated as MKVFYWSPFTSKVATITAVINSAESLQKFSNNKIKSHIINVFGEWNDYVENIKNKNIKLIYLSKFDFRKFLFCTGFIRSRLSYIFIYFYYFFLLLKILKKDEPNFLVIHLITSLPLTLLALFNFKTKFILRISGYPKLNFIRKIFWKLLSKKIYKITFPTKETYKLFVKLKIFDINKMLVVYDPVLDINIINKKKSLQIKDIINKNSQYILSVGRFTKQKNFEFLIKSFSEISKKYPSVKLVIIGKGELKEKYQKLLKDLNLNEQATLLEYQENIYQFISKSICVVIVSLWEDPGFVMIESAATNTVIISSDCPSGPKEFIDNNSAGYLFKTNDQQNFLDTFDNFMTDSKDKIIKKKISAKRNANAFTRFRHYKAFSQLLN; from the coding sequence ATGAAAGTATTTTATTGGTCACCATTTACTTCAAAAGTTGCCACAATTACAGCAGTAATAAATTCTGCAGAGTCTTTACAAAAATTTTCTAATAATAAAATCAAATCGCATATTATAAATGTTTTTGGAGAATGGAATGATTATGTTGAGAATATTAAAAATAAAAATATTAAATTAATATATCTTTCGAAGTTTGATTTTAGAAAATTTTTATTTTGCACCGGTTTTATACGTAGTAGACTAAGCTATATTTTTATTTATTTTTATTATTTTTTTTTACTATTAAAAATTCTAAAAAAAGATGAACCAAATTTTTTAGTAATACATCTAATTACCTCTCTACCGCTTACATTGTTAGCTTTGTTTAATTTTAAAACTAAGTTTATTTTAAGAATTTCTGGTTATCCGAAACTTAATTTTATTAGAAAAATTTTTTGGAAATTATTATCAAAAAAAATTTATAAAATAACTTTTCCAACAAAAGAAACTTATAAATTATTTGTTAAACTAAAAATTTTTGATATCAATAAAATGTTGGTTGTTTATGATCCGGTATTAGATATTAATATTATAAATAAAAAAAAATCTTTGCAAATTAAAGATATAATAAATAAAAACTCTCAATATATCTTATCTGTAGGAAGGTTTACAAAACAAAAGAATTTTGAATTTTTAATTAAATCTTTTTCTGAAATTTCGAAAAAGTATCCTAGTGTTAAACTGGTAATAATTGGCAAAGGAGAGTTAAAAGAAAAATATCAAAAATTACTAAAAGATTTAAATTTGAATGAGCAAGCCACTTTACTTGAATACCAAGAAAATATTTATCAGTTTATAAGCAAATCAATTTGTGTTGTCATAGTTTCCTTATGGGAAGACCCTGGTTTTGTTATGATAGAGTCTGCAGCTACAAATACGGTAATTATTTCTAGTGATTGCCCAAGTGGTCCAAAAGAGTTTATTGATAATAATAGCGCTGGCTATTTATTTAAAACAAATGATCAACAAAATTTTCTAGACACATTTGATAATTTTATGACAGATAGTAAAGATAAAATAATAAAAAAAAAAATTTCTGCAAAAAGAAACGCAAATGCATTTACAAGATTTAGACATTATAAGGCATTTTCACAATTATTAAATTAA
- a CDS encoding O-antigen ligase family protein codes for MINNIFLKYFPINEKKINKIILFFVYLFPISLISTSAINNIFILIIDIFFVIIFFKEKNYKLINNKSSIVLLFFWVYILMNLFSSIDLNNSLLRSIGVIRFIILALAIQYCFSLENNKYQGKILSIWTIIFFIVSFDLIFESIFGFNTVGFSSYMPGRLASFLNAELKIGNFYFGFLFIIAAYVCEKYKTVFFFLSLITFVSISLLIGERSNFAKVIISLLIFLFFFDKKLFELKKIITFILILVICSIIILNSESRFSRFYGQFFNYIKKNGFSQYLNISQNYAHNITAYRIFLNYPLVGVGVKNFYTECVKDLYNDEKLNYNLARCSTHPHQYYFEILSETGVIGLITFVLTFFYLLYTGFVTYFKKRNLILLGSLSFLTSSLIPFIPSGSFFTTYGASIFWLNIGIILSCTNFKKNN; via the coding sequence ATGATTAATAATATTTTTTTAAAATATTTTCCAATTAATGAAAAAAAAATAAATAAAATTATTCTTTTTTTTGTATATTTATTTCCAATTTCTTTAATATCGACCTCTGCTATTAATAACATATTCATTCTTATCATTGATATTTTTTTCGTAATTATATTTTTTAAAGAAAAAAATTATAAATTAATAAATAATAAATCATCTATAGTTTTACTCTTTTTTTGGGTTTATATTTTAATGAACCTTTTTTCTTCTATCGATTTAAATAACTCATTACTGAGAAGCATTGGCGTTATTAGATTTATTATTTTAGCACTTGCCATACAATATTGTTTCAGTCTTGAAAATAATAAATATCAAGGAAAAATTTTAAGTATTTGGACAATAATTTTTTTTATTGTAAGCTTTGATCTTATATTTGAGTCTATATTTGGATTTAATACAGTCGGGTTTAGTTCTTATATGCCTGGTCGACTGGCCAGCTTCTTAAACGCAGAACTCAAAATTGGAAATTTTTATTTTGGCTTTCTTTTTATTATTGCAGCATATGTTTGTGAAAAATATAAAACAGTGTTCTTTTTTTTATCTCTTATAACTTTTGTATCTATAAGTTTATTAATCGGAGAAAGATCTAACTTTGCTAAAGTTATAATCTCCTTATTAATTTTTTTATTTTTTTTTGATAAAAAATTATTTGAACTTAAAAAAATCATTACTTTTATTTTAATATTAGTTATTTGCTCAATAATTATATTAAATTCTGAAAGTAGATTCAGTAGATTTTATGGTCAATTTTTTAATTACATTAAAAAAAATGGATTTAGCCAATATCTTAATATTAGTCAAAATTATGCGCACAATATAACTGCTTATAGAATATTTCTTAATTATCCCCTAGTCGGAGTGGGGGTTAAAAACTTCTACACTGAATGTGTTAAAGATTTATATAATGATGAAAAATTGAATTATAATTTAGCAAGGTGCTCAACCCATCCACATCAATATTATTTCGAAATACTTTCTGAGACTGGAGTTATTGGTTTAATAACTTTTGTTTTAACATTTTTTTATCTACTTTATACAGGTTTCGTAACTTATTTTAAAAAAAGAAATCTTATATTATTAGGATCACTATCATTTCTAACTTCTAGTTTAATACCATTCATACCCTCTGGTAGCTTTTTTACGACTTATGGCGCATCCATTTTTTGGTTAAATATAGGAATAATTCTTTCCTGCACGAATTTTAAAAAAAATAATTGA
- a CDS encoding LIC_10190 family membrane protein → MEFILINIFYYLIIFSTLGYGYFFLTNFLKLNGASQVVEINIGIVGLSGLFFLILISYFTNFFFPHNKIFNSILLLIGLIYFIFIKKNFFKKDFLYLILIFFILSIAIFVYKNHDDFSYYHFPFAYHLTQNKIIFGMGNLGHGWRTPSSLFYLHSLFYLPFIEYYLFHIGPILVLGFSNIILLRKIFIFDKKKQFDFIYYLNFLTFIFINIFFYRLSEHGADLSGQILSLILFIKIFEIINNFESKIKNKSENLKQIFLLLLLIITIKTYFILYSIFIIFLVLFFFKKNFFWNVVFNIKIFTISLLTIIFLIISNLSSSGCFIYPINFLCIENFSWALNKNEIISANNWYELWSKAGASPNYRIENPDVYISGINWISNWIKEYFFNKVSDTLLGIITICIIFFSAFYNFKKKSVNRPNYKSVYLIIIILFLVWFFKHPALRYGGYHLVAFIIFIPLSIYMQNFKNNYSSKLKTIILLIIITSLIFYGRNIKRINSEIIKYGYSPLVKPFFPVDENVFRFDKQIKTLIINYNNCNQKNNNDCLIMNPKIKNFRGYMIIYKDR, encoded by the coding sequence ATGGAATTTATATTAATTAACATTTTTTATTATTTAATTATTTTTTCAACATTGGGATATGGATATTTTTTTTTAACAAATTTTTTAAAATTAAATGGTGCATCACAAGTAGTAGAAATTAATATTGGCATTGTAGGATTATCAGGTTTATTTTTTTTAATTTTAATATCATATTTTACCAATTTTTTTTTTCCTCATAATAAAATATTTAATTCAATATTATTATTAATAGGTTTAATTTATTTTATTTTTATTAAAAAAAATTTTTTTAAAAAGGATTTTTTATATTTAATATTAATTTTTTTTATCTTATCTATTGCTATCTTTGTTTATAAAAATCATGATGATTTTTCATATTATCATTTTCCTTTTGCGTATCATTTAACACAAAATAAAATTATTTTTGGAATGGGCAACCTAGGACACGGATGGAGAACACCTTCATCTTTATTTTATTTGCATTCTTTGTTTTATTTACCTTTTATTGAATATTATCTTTTTCATATTGGTCCAATTTTAGTATTAGGATTTTCAAATATTATTCTATTAAGAAAAATATTTATCTTTGATAAGAAAAAACAATTTGATTTTATTTATTATTTAAATTTTTTAACATTCATTTTTATTAATATTTTTTTTTACAGGCTATCTGAGCATGGCGCTGATCTTTCTGGTCAAATATTGTCATTGATATTATTTATTAAAATTTTTGAAATTATTAACAATTTCGAAAGTAAAATAAAAAATAAATCAGAAAATCTAAAGCAAATATTTTTACTCTTGCTTTTGATAATAACTATTAAAACTTATTTTATATTATATTCAATATTTATTATATTCTTAGTTTTGTTTTTTTTCAAAAAAAATTTTTTTTGGAATGTAGTATTTAATATAAAAATATTTACCATTTCTCTTTTAACAATAATATTTTTAATTATTTCCAATTTATCTTCCTCTGGCTGCTTCATATATCCAATTAATTTTTTATGTATTGAAAATTTTTCTTGGGCCCTAAATAAAAATGAAATTATTTCTGCAAATAACTGGTATGAATTGTGGTCTAAAGCAGGCGCTTCTCCAAATTACAGAATAGAAAATCCAGATGTTTATATTTCAGGAATCAATTGGATTTCTAATTGGATAAAAGAGTATTTTTTTAATAAAGTAAGTGACACTTTGTTAGGCATAATAACAATATGTATAATATTTTTTAGTGCATTTTATAATTTTAAAAAAAAATCTGTAAATAGACCTAATTATAAGTCTGTATATTTAATAATAATAATTTTATTTCTTGTATGGTTTTTTAAACATCCTGCACTTAGATATGGAGGTTACCATTTAGTAGCTTTTATTATTTTTATCCCTTTAAGTATTTATATGCAAAATTTCAAGAACAATTATTCCTCAAAACTTAAAACGATAATATTATTAATAATTATTACTTCTCTGATCTTTTATGGAAGAAATATAAAGAGAATTAATTCTGAAATAATCAAATATGGATACAGTCCATTAGTGAAGCCGTTTTTTCCTGTAGACGAAAATGTCTTTAGATTTGATAAACAGATTAAAACTCTTATTATAAACTATAATAATTGTAATCAAAAAAACAATAATGATTGTTTAATAATGAATCCAAAAATTAAAAATTTTAGAGGTTATATGATTATTTATAAGGATAGATGA
- a CDS encoding FkbM family methyltransferase: MILNFTTFILNIFDNYQKKKVTYILKNIFNNDKIRTIIDVGAHKGETIDYFSNFFSYDKIYCFEPNPTSFFFLKKYKLSLEENLQFKIELFNYALGKKKSKINFYSGNESSSSTVHNINFTSNYYKKKNKYLNPFTQKKKAFKKINVNVNTLQNFITSKNIKTIDLLKIDTEGSEFNIIKGAKDKIKRVKVLYFEHHYDNMILKKYTFSDINTYLLKKNFFKVFKYKMSFRKVFEYIYVNKALT, translated from the coding sequence ATGATATTGAATTTTACTACTTTTATTTTAAATATTTTTGACAACTATCAAAAAAAAAAGGTAACTTATATTTTAAAAAATATTTTTAATAATGATAAAATTAGAACTATTATAGATGTTGGTGCTCATAAAGGAGAAACTATTGATTATTTTTCTAATTTTTTTTCATATGATAAAATTTATTGTTTTGAACCAAATCCAACTAGTTTTTTTTTTTTAAAAAAATATAAGTTATCACTTGAAGAAAATTTGCAATTTAAGATAGAGTTATTTAATTATGCTTTAGGAAAAAAAAAAAGTAAAATTAATTTTTATTCAGGAAATGAAAGTTCATCTTCAACAGTGCATAATATTAATTTCACTTCAAATTATTATAAAAAAAAAAACAAGTATTTAAATCCTTTTACTCAAAAGAAAAAAGCATTTAAGAAAATCAATGTTAATGTAAATACATTGCAGAATTTCATTACGTCCAAAAATATTAAAACTATTGATTTGTTAAAAATTGATACCGAGGGTTCAGAGTTTAATATTATTAAAGGCGCAAAAGATAAAATAAAAAGAGTTAAAGTCTTATATTTTGAACATCATTACGATAATATGATTTTAAAAAAATATACATTTTCTGATATTAATACTTATTTACTAAAAAAAAATTTCTTTAAAGTATTCAAATATAAAATGAGCTTTAGAAAAGTTTTTGAATACATTTATGTTAATAAAGCACTAACTTAA
- a CDS encoding glycosyltransferase family 2 protein, whose protein sequence is MPYFRKKNYIIKSVNSVLKQSYKNFELIIIYDDNNKNDLHLINEIKKKDKRIKLIINKKNLGAGFSRNIGVKKSKGEFIAFLDSDDLWKKNKLKKQLNFMKKNKYNFSHTSYDIVSNNILSSKKQIAKDLTYHELIKSCDIGLSTVIVKKKLIENNLFPKLKTKEDLVVWLKIVKQIKILKGLRETLSSWQSTDNSLSNSTVQKILDAFRVYKFYEKFNTLKSIYLVLILSINYLNKKYFKLVLY, encoded by the coding sequence ATGCCCTATTTCAGAAAAAAAAATTACATAATTAAGTCTGTTAACTCGGTATTAAAACAATCATACAAAAATTTTGAATTAATAATAATTTATGACGATAATAATAAAAATGATCTTCATTTAATCAATGAAATTAAAAAAAAGGATAAAAGAATTAAATTAATAATCAATAAAAAAAACTTAGGAGCTGGATTTTCAAGAAATATTGGAGTCAAAAAATCTAAAGGTGAATTTATAGCATTTTTAGATAGCGATGATTTATGGAAAAAAAATAAACTTAAAAAGCAATTAAATTTTATGAAAAAAAATAAATATAATTTTAGTCATACATCGTATGACATTGTTAGTAATAATATTTTAAGTAGTAAAAAGCAAATAGCAAAAGATCTTACATATCATGAATTAATTAAATCTTGTGATATAGGTCTTTCAACGGTGATTGTTAAAAAAAAACTAATTGAAAATAATCTTTTCCCCAAACTAAAAACTAAAGAGGATTTAGTAGTTTGGTTAAAAATTGTAAAACAAATAAAAATACTTAAAGGACTTAGAGAAACTTTAAGTTCTTGGCAAAGTACGGATAATTCTTTATCTAATTCTACTGTCCAAAAAATACTAGATGCCTTTAGAGTGTATAAATTTTATGAAAAATTTAACACTCTCAAATCGATATATCTAGTTTTGATACTTTCTATAAATTATTTGAATAAAAAATATTTTAAGTTAGTGCTTTATTAA